The genome window AgacgttcttagtgaaatcAATGGCGAAATTGATGACGCGTCTACGCGAAACGTGAATGGTACCTCGAAATCAATTAATGACGAAGTAATTAATACTGAAAACGGTCTCAAGACGCCCAAACGGAATAACAAAAGAGCCTCAAAGTTAGCCTGCAATGGACACACCGACGAAAGCGATACAGAAACTAGTTCTCCGCCAAAGCAACCCAAATCAGATCCCGCACTTTTCAGTCCATCGAGCTTGATTAGAAATTTGCGAATTGACGACCAACCAGACAAGGAGGAACGTTCTAAATCGCCGAGAAAGTCATCCCTCTCACGATACGGCAACGCAAGAAAAGTCTTAAATGGGGCAGAGACCGACGATCTCCCTGGACGAGAAGCTGAAATCCAAGAGCTAAGGAGCTTCTTTCTTAGCCACCTTGAAAGTGGTACATCGGGGAGCCTCTACGTTTCCGGCCAGCCAGGCACTGGCAAAACCGCCTGCCTAACGCACATCCTCCGCTCCGAAGAAATCAGCTCCAACTTCACGAAAGTCTATATCAACTGCACCGGGGTCTCGACGGTGGGCAGCATCTACAAGAAAATCTGCACCGAATTGCGGCTGAAACTCGATGGAAAAACGGAGAAAGACTCCTTGCGCGCTATAGAAAAGTACCTTTCCGGGAAGCACAAGATGCTTCTGATGATACTGGATGAAGTGGACCAACTTGCCGGTAGGAAACAGTCGATCCTGTACACAATTTTCGAGTGGCCTGCGAAACCCAACAGCAAATTAGTTCTGGTTTCGATTGCTAACCAGTTGGACTTGACAGACAGGACACTGACCCgattgaatgccaaatgtgatcTCAAGCCAAAGTTGATGCATTTCTCCCCGTACTCCAGGGAGCAATTGATAACAATTTTCAAATCCCGACTCGAAGCCGCTGGGGTTCTGAACGTCTTCTCCCCAGGAACGTTGCAACTGCTTTCCGCGAAAGTGGCGGCTGTAAGTGGAGACGTCCGGCGAGCACTGGACATCGGCCGGCGTGTCGTCGAGTTAGCTGAGCAGCAGCAGAAGAAGCCAAAGTCCAAAGTAGATCTAACCGAGTTAGGCATAGACGGTAGCCCCCCAAAAAAGCAGAACCAAACTACGCAGGGTGCGGTCCCCATGCAATTAGTCGTCTCCGTGTTGAACAATGTCTACGGAGCATCGCAAACACTCAGCAACGACATCGAAGACACGTTCCCGCTCCAACAGAAGATCCTGATCTGTTGTCTGCTGCTGATTCTAGAGAACGACAAGAACAAGGACATCACAATAGGACGATTGCATGACGTATTCAAGCGAGTGTGCTCGAAACGGAACCTGATGGCTGTGGATCAGGCAGAGTTCGTTGGACTCTGCTCACTGGTCGAGACTCGAGGCATCGTTCGGGTGATCGGCAAGAAGGAGCCACGACTTAGCAAGATTGTGCTGCAATGGGACCAGGGGGAGGTCACTGCGGCGCTCAAGGACAAACAGCTGATTGCTGCGATTCTACAGGACACATTATGCCTGAAGAGATGATAGATTTTAAGTTGTTTTAAGTTGACCACGATGTGTTTTATTTTGAGGATGAGACTGACtcagatttttaaaataaattgttttcatttaaaGAAATTTTACGTTTTATTATTCAAAACCTTTGGAAAGAGAAATTTTTCAGGAAAGACTAGCAAAGAACGGGAGGAATACTGTGCTCATTTAATAAACAGCAGTTTCGAAACAACTATTATTTCTAAAACAACCCATTCGATGGTCCTCCCAAAATAGTGAACCCCATTACATTGTACACACTGAGTGCTGGGGTGCCGGGGTTCTGTCAAGCAGTCAAGGAGCTACTAGTAGAGAAAGTTTTGGTTTCAAGCCTGGAAAACACGTTCTCACTGGAAATCAGAGACCttcactgcctcacagaaaagaacgaagtagaagaggccattaaGCGCGAATgttcggattggtatcacctctgcaaacTCCCGAGACCAAAAACTGCGGGCGCGGGGCAGTGTCCAGCTTCCAGAGCGTacctggaaagagctaggacgcggtcaagaTGACTCGCATGCTACAGataaatatgcaccggagtgccaCCGCTGACGAGTTCCTAGCACAATTCGCTTCCAgaaaaagctgatctagtgctcatcagtgaacagtaccaaAATAAGGACCCAGCTTTATGGCACCCCGACAAATCATGTACCACtgctatctgggtt of Hermetia illucens chromosome 4, iHerIll2.2.curated.20191125, whole genome shotgun sequence contains these proteins:
- the LOC119655547 gene encoding cell division control protein 6 homolog; protein product: MPLITRRAASSRHKTSTKDVLSEINGEIDDASTRNVNGTSKSINDEVINTENGLKTPKRNNKRASKLACNGHTDESDTETSSPPKQPKSDPALFSPSSLIRNLRIDDQPDKEERSKSPRKSSLSRYGNARKVLNGAETDDLPGREAEIQELRSFFLSHLESGTSGSLYVSGQPGTGKTACLTHILRSEEISSNFTKVYINCTGVSTVGSIYKKICTELRLKLDGKTEKDSLRAIEKYLSGKHKMLLMILDEVDQLAGRKQSILYTIFEWPAKPNSKLVLVSIANQLDLTDRTLTRLNAKCDLKPKLMHFSPYSREQLITIFKSRLEAAGVLNVFSPGTLQLLSAKVAAVSGDVRRALDIGRRVVELAEQQQKKPKSKVDLTELGIDGSPPKKQNQTTQGAVPMQLVVSVLNNVYGASQTLSNDIEDTFPLQQKILICCLLLILENDKNKDITIGRLHDVFKRVCSKRNLMAVDQAEFVGLCSLVETRGIVRVIGKKEPRLSKIVLQWDQGEVTAALKDKQLIAAILQDTLCLKR